In Paracoccus aerodenitrificans, the following are encoded in one genomic region:
- a CDS encoding FAD-dependent monooxygenase, which translates to MSNHLAGREIFIIGGGIAGLTVALALARRGAVVELSERAGAFREVGAGLQISPNAGFVLDALGVLQDLKQASAHSQGVILNDNHGRQVAKLPLASRFPGSSFRFIHRARLVELLEQAARQAGVRITLGQEVTSFPETGLIIGADGLHSRVRAYLNGPAKPFFTGQTAWRAVIDDDTDDIFARVFMGPGRHLVSYPLANGLRNIVAVIERPDWTSEGWSHEDDPQNLRDAFAGFAGPVPGWLERVTQTGIWGLFRHEVAPRWHDDRHVILGDAAHATLPFMAQGAVMAIEDAWVLAASLDADEDQQAALSRYQTLREARVRRVVDMANKNARNYHLHGPARLIAHTGLRGLSRIAPSALMARFDWLYGFNPVKGNTA; encoded by the coding sequence ATGAGCAATCACCTTGCGGGCAGGGAAATCTTCATCATTGGCGGCGGCATTGCAGGGCTGACCGTCGCTTTGGCCCTCGCGCGGCGTGGGGCAGTGGTTGAACTGTCCGAACGTGCGGGAGCCTTTCGAGAGGTCGGCGCGGGGTTGCAGATCTCTCCCAATGCCGGATTCGTTCTGGATGCGTTGGGCGTGTTGCAGGATCTGAAACAGGCATCCGCCCATTCTCAGGGTGTTATCCTGAATGACAATCACGGGCGGCAAGTGGCGAAACTGCCTCTGGCATCACGCTTTCCCGGAAGTTCTTTCCGTTTTATCCACCGCGCCCGGCTGGTCGAGTTGCTGGAACAGGCGGCGCGTCAGGCAGGTGTCAGGATTACGCTTGGGCAAGAGGTCACCTCGTTTCCCGAAACCGGCCTGATCATTGGCGCGGACGGGCTGCATAGCCGCGTACGCGCATATCTCAACGGTCCGGCAAAGCCGTTTTTCACAGGTCAGACGGCGTGGCGGGCGGTGATCGACGACGACACGGACGATATATTCGCCCGAGTTTTCATGGGGCCGGGTCGGCATCTGGTAAGCTATCCCCTCGCGAACGGGCTGCGGAATATCGTTGCGGTGATCGAGCGACCCGACTGGACCAGCGAGGGGTGGTCGCATGAAGACGATCCTCAAAACCTGCGCGACGCCTTCGCCGGGTTTGCGGGGCCGGTTCCGGGCTGGCTTGAGCGGGTCACGCAAACCGGGATCTGGGGGCTGTTCCGTCATGAGGTTGCGCCCCGCTGGCATGATGACCGCCATGTCATCCTCGGAGATGCCGCCCACGCGACCCTGCCATTCATGGCACAGGGCGCGGTCATGGCGATCGAGGATGCCTGGGTATTGGCCGCGTCTCTGGACGCAGATGAGGACCAGCAAGCCGCCTTGTCCCGATATCAGACATTGCGGGAAGCACGGGTGCGGCGTGTCGTGGACATGGCGAATAAGAACGCCCGGAATTATCACCTTCACGGCCCGGCAAGGCTGATCGCGCATACCGGGCTGCGGGGTCTCAGCCGGATTGCGCCATCCGCCCTGATGGCGCGATTCGACTGGCTTTACGGCTTTAACCCCGTCAAAGGGAACACCGCATAA
- the dksA gene encoding RNA polymerase-binding protein DksA produces MKQQIFLPDDYRPAEDEPFMNDRQLEYFRRKLEAWKAELLEQSAETLEGLQDSARNVPDLADRASEETDRALELRTRDRQRKLVGKIDAALRRIGSGEYGYCEVSGEPISLKRLDARPIATMTVAAQEKHERRERVHRGD; encoded by the coding sequence ATGAAACAGCAGATTTTCCTGCCCGATGATTATCGCCCAGCCGAAGACGAACCGTTTATGAACGATCGCCAGCTGGAATATTTCCGCCGTAAGTTGGAGGCTTGGAAGGCCGAACTTCTCGAACAATCGGCCGAGACCCTTGAAGGGTTGCAGGACAGCGCACGCAATGTGCCGGATCTTGCGGATCGCGCCTCAGAGGAGACCGACCGGGCGCTTGAGCTTCGCACCCGCGACCGTCAGCGCAAGCTGGTCGGCAAGATCGACGCAGCCTTGCGCCGTATCGGCAGCGGCGAATACGGCTATTGCGAGGTCAGCGGAGAGCCGATCAGCCTCAAGCGTCTGGATGCGCGGCCAATTGCAACAATGACTGTCGCGGCACAGGAAAAGCACGAACGCCGTGAGCGTGTGCATCGCGGGGACTGA
- a CDS encoding AAA family ATPase — translation MKFASTETYVAPPDLAMAVNAAVTLERPLLVKGEPGTGKTELARQVAASLDLPIIEWNVKSTTKAQQGLYEYDAVSRLRDSQLGDERVHDVCNYIRKGKLWQAFEASGKVVLLIDEIDKADIEFPNDLLQELDRMEFHVYETGETVQASHRPVVVITSNNEKELPDAFLRRCFFHYIRFPDPETLSRIVSVHYPGLKPRLLDQALTQFFEIREVPGLKKKPSTSELLDWLKLILAEDLSPEDLKLAPDQMLPKLHGALLKNEQDVALFEKLALMARRQGR, via the coding sequence ATGAAATTCGCTTCAACAGAAACCTATGTCGCGCCGCCCGATCTGGCGATGGCCGTGAATGCCGCCGTGACGCTTGAGCGTCCTCTGCTGGTCAAGGGAGAGCCGGGGACGGGAAAAACTGAACTGGCACGGCAGGTTGCGGCGTCGCTTGACCTGCCGATCATCGAATGGAACGTGAAATCCACCACCAAGGCGCAGCAGGGGCTGTATGAATATGACGCGGTCAGCCGGCTGCGCGACAGCCAGCTTGGCGATGAGCGCGTGCATGACGTTTGCAATTACATCCGTAAGGGAAAATTGTGGCAGGCATTCGAGGCTTCGGGAAAAGTTGTCTTGTTGATAGATGAGATCGACAAGGCGGATATCGAATTTCCTAATGACCTTCTTCAGGAACTCGACCGGATGGAGTTCCATGTCTATGAGACCGGCGAGACGGTGCAGGCGTCGCACCGGCCAGTGGTCGTTATTACCTCAAATAATGAAAAAGAACTGCCGGATGCGTTTCTGCGGCGCTGCTTTTTCCATTATATCCGCTTCCCCGATCCCGAGACCCTCTCGCGCATTGTGTCCGTCCATTATCCGGGCCTGAAGCCGCGCCTGCTGGATCAGGCGCTGACGCAGTTCTTCGAGATCCGCGAGGTGCCGGGGCTGAAGAAGAAACCCTCGACCTCGGAGCTTCTGGACTGGCTGAAGCTGATCCTGGCAGAAGATCTGTCGCCCGAGGATCTGAAGCTTGCGCCGGATCAGATGTTGCCGAAACTGCATGGGGCGCTTCTGAAGAATGAACAGGATGTGGCGCTGTTCGAGAAGCTGGCACTCATGGCGCGGCGGCAGGGCAGGTAG
- a CDS encoding GNAT family N-acetyltransferase, translating to MRIRPVEEDDRAQWQALWHGYQVFYGYEDRPQSFFDTAFSRLLSGEAGDFRGLVAEDSAELVGLTHYVFHPNLWRPEGVCYLQDLFTLPAARGKGVGRALIAAVRDAAAERGVNTVYWLTAEDNYAGRILYDRVATRTPFIKYQCSTE from the coding sequence ATGAGGATCAGGCCGGTTGAGGAGGATGACCGGGCGCAGTGGCAGGCGCTCTGGCATGGGTATCAGGTGTTTTACGGATATGAAGACCGGCCGCAGTCGTTTTTCGACACTGCTTTCAGCCGGTTACTTTCCGGTGAGGCCGGGGATTTTCGCGGGCTGGTGGCGGAAGATAGCGCAGAGCTGGTCGGGCTGACCCATTATGTGTTTCATCCCAATCTCTGGCGGCCTGAAGGCGTGTGCTATTTGCAGGATCTGTTCACTTTGCCCGCAGCCCGGGGAAAAGGGGTCGGGCGGGCTCTGATCGCGGCGGTCAGGGATGCGGCGGCAGAGCGGGGCGTGAACACGGTTTACTGGCTGACTGCCGAGGATAATTATGCCGGGCGGATATTGTATGACCGGGTTGCCACGCGGACACCGTTCATCAAATATCAATGCTCAACTGAATGA
- the aroQ gene encoding type II 3-dehydroquinate dehydratase, with amino-acid sequence MERDVKTILVLNGPNLNLLGQRQPEIYGHENLDDVKALAQAACAEGFSIEQKQSNWEGQLIDWIHEARGTTAGIVINPGALTHTSVALLDALNTYEGPVIEVHISQVHKREPFRHHSYVSKRADAVIAGLGVDGYGAAIRRICKLQS; translated from the coding sequence ATGGAGCGCGATGTGAAAACCATTCTTGTCCTGAACGGACCCAATCTGAACCTTCTGGGCCAGCGTCAGCCTGAAATTTACGGGCATGAGAACCTGGACGATGTCAAAGCACTGGCGCAGGCGGCCTGTGCCGAGGGCTTTTCAATCGAGCAGAAACAGTCGAACTGGGAAGGTCAACTGATCGACTGGATTCATGAGGCGCGGGGAACGACCGCCGGGATCGTGATTAATCCGGGGGCGCTGACCCATACCTCGGTGGCGCTTCTGGATGCGCTTAATACCTATGAAGGGCCTGTGATCGAGGTGCATATCAGCCAGGTCCACAAGCGTGAACCGTTCCGGCATCATTCCTATGTCAGCAAGCGGGCGGATGCGGTGATTGCCGGGCTTGGTGTCGATGGGTATGGTGCTGCCATCAGGCGGATCTGTAAACTGCAGTCCTAG
- a CDS encoding putative quinol monooxygenase, translated as MSCNCGQTHAPISGNGRPAPSKGQIALSGQLICANGEELLTVLEHLPAHIAASRAELGCLYFDIVQTEDPLIWQVEELFADLDAVKAHKTRITESTWAEKTAGIARDIHRIDG; from the coding sequence ATGAGCTGTAATTGCGGACAGACCCACGCCCCGATCTCTGGCAATGGGCGTCCGGCCCCATCGAAGGGCCAGATCGCCCTGTCAGGACAGCTCATCTGCGCCAATGGCGAGGAATTGTTGACGGTTCTGGAACATCTCCCCGCCCATATCGCCGCCAGTCGCGCCGAGCTGGGTTGCCTGTATTTCGATATCGTCCAGACAGAGGATCCGCTGATCTGGCAAGTCGAAGAGCTTTTTGCCGATCTTGACGCTGTCAAAGCACATAAGACACGGATCACCGAAAGCACTTGGGCGGAAAAAACAGCCGGGATCGCCCGCGATATCCACCGGATCGACGGCTAG
- a CDS encoding DUF72 domain-containing protein yields MIRIGIGGWNFPEWRGGVFYPADLPQRRELEYASSKLGSIEINATYYRTQKPETFEKWHDETPDDFVFSLKAIRFSTNRRVLAEAGKSIGKFLDSGLTRLGRKLGPINWQFAETKSFDPQDFGDFLALLPPEKDGLPLRHAIEPRHPSFADPRAADLCRARNIALIRSGDSKFPDIDADTADFAYLRIMGTKDIEQGYDQQGLDHWAAEVRRMAQDRDLYLYVISGEKHRNPACAMALIERLT; encoded by the coding sequence ATGATCCGAATCGGTATTGGCGGCTGGAATTTCCCCGAATGGCGCGGCGGCGTCTTCTACCCTGCGGATCTGCCGCAAAGGCGGGAACTGGAATATGCCAGCAGCAAGCTTGGCAGTATCGAGATCAACGCCACCTATTACCGCACACAAAAACCCGAAACATTCGAGAAATGGCACGATGAAACGCCGGATGATTTCGTCTTCTCGCTGAAAGCCATCCGCTTCTCGACCAATCGCCGCGTTCTGGCCGAGGCCGGGAAAAGCATCGGGAAATTCCTCGATTCGGGGCTGACCCGGTTGGGGAGAAAGCTTGGTCCGATCAACTGGCAGTTTGCCGAAACCAAAAGCTTCGATCCGCAGGATTTCGGCGATTTTCTGGCGCTTCTGCCGCCAGAGAAAGACGGGTTGCCCCTGCGCCACGCGATCGAGCCGCGCCATCCCAGCTTCGCCGACCCGCGCGCCGCCGATCTATGCCGCGCCCGCAATATCGCCCTGATCCGCTCAGGGGACAGTAAATTTCCCGATATCGACGCGGATACAGCCGATTTTGCCTATCTCCGCATTATGGGAACGAAAGATATCGAACAGGGATATGACCAGCAGGGTCTGGACCACTGGGCCGCCGAGGTACGACGCATGGCGCAGGATCGCGATCTTTACCTTTATGTGATCTCAGGCGAGAAACATCGCAACCCGGCCTGCGCGATGGCCCTGATCGAGAGACTCACATGA
- a CDS encoding MerR family transcriptional regulator — MFSIGEISRRTGIKVPTIRYYEQMGLIAPAERTEGNQRRYDGDGLARLGFIRHARELGFSIEAISALMELQDHPDRSCQQANDIASAQLADVQRRIARLKALETELSRITKGCNGDGDAGDCYVLSSLADHQLCQGEH, encoded by the coding sequence ATGTTTTCAATCGGAGAGATTTCCCGGCGCACCGGCATTAAGGTGCCGACGATCCGGTATTACGAACAGATGGGCCTGATCGCGCCTGCAGAACGGACCGAGGGCAATCAGCGCCGCTATGACGGTGACGGGCTGGCGCGGCTGGGTTTCATCCGCCATGCGCGTGAATTGGGCTTTTCCATCGAGGCGATCTCGGCATTGATGGAGTTGCAGGACCATCCGGACAGGTCATGCCAGCAGGCAAACGACATCGCCTCGGCGCAGCTTGCCGATGTTCAGCGCCGCATCGCCCGGCTGAAAGCCCTTGAAACCGAGCTGTCCCGGATCACGAAAGGCTGCAATGGAGATGGCGATGCAGGCGATTGCTATGTCCTCAGCTCGCTTGCCGATCATCAGCTTTGTCAGGGCGAGCATTGA
- a CDS encoding 3-hydroxyacyl-CoA dehydrogenase gives MEKIIMGSIQKLVIAGAGVMGSQVAWQAAWHGKTVHVYDAFEEGLKNGDKLFSSYMDEFVEKRGESRDRVEAARQRISGTTDLQAALADADMVIEQVPENMKIKQEFWEKASGFAPEKTIFCTNTSSLLPSAMLPFVDRPKKFLTLHFCVKVWEANIGEVMLTPETDPSLRETVSEFAREIGLVPVQVQKEQPGYILNSLLIPLMRATIELVRNGVGSPQDIDRVWRICMGGTGPVEMIDKVGMQVCYHLLQGIGEQGDQNAAEQAEFFKTEFIDKGKLGISSGEGFYTYPNPAFEAPDFLEPGAKE, from the coding sequence ATGGAGAAGATTATTATGGGCAGTATTCAGAAGCTGGTCATTGCCGGTGCCGGTGTCATGGGCTCACAAGTGGCGTGGCAGGCTGCGTGGCATGGCAAGACTGTGCATGTTTACGACGCATTCGAGGAAGGGCTGAAGAACGGCGATAAGCTGTTTTCCTCATATATGGATGAATTCGTTGAAAAACGTGGCGAAAGCCGGGATCGGGTCGAGGCGGCGCGGCAGCGTATCAGCGGCACCACCGATCTGCAGGCGGCGCTTGCGGATGCCGATATGGTCATCGAGCAGGTGCCCGAAAATATGAAGATCAAGCAGGAATTCTGGGAGAAAGCCTCTGGCTTTGCGCCGGAAAAGACGATTTTCTGCACGAATACCTCGTCGCTTCTGCCAAGTGCGATGCTGCCTTTCGTGGACCGTCCGAAGAAATTCCTGACCCTGCATTTCTGCGTGAAAGTCTGGGAGGCCAATATCGGCGAAGTCATGCTGACCCCGGAAACCGATCCGTCGCTGCGGGAAACCGTGTCGGAATTCGCGCGGGAAATCGGGCTGGTTCCGGTTCAGGTGCAGAAGGAGCAGCCGGGATATATCCTCAACTCGCTGCTGATTCCGCTGATGCGGGCCACTATCGAACTGGTGCGGAACGGCGTCGGCAGTCCGCAGGATATCGACCGGGTCTGGCGGATCTGCATGGGTGGGACCGGCCCGGTCGAGATGATCGACAAGGTCGGGATGCAGGTCTGCTATCACCTTCTGCAGGGGATTGGCGAGCAGGGCGATCAGAACGCCGCCGAGCAGGCCGAATTCTTCAAGACCGAATTCATCGACAAGGGCAAACTGGGCATCAGCTCGGGTGAGGGGTTTTACACCTATCCGAATCCCGCTTTCGAGGCCCCGGATTTTCTGGAGCCGGGTGCGAAGGAATAG
- the guaA gene encoding glutamine-hydrolyzing GMP synthase — MTQHQRLLIIDFGSQVTQLIARRLRELDVYCEIHPYQNVTDATLAEVAPKAVILSGGPDSVTREGSPRAPDALWSMGVPVFGICYGQQVMMTQLGGRVEAGHHAEYGRAFVTPAQGHKKDGIFAGLSDREQVWMSHGDRVTELAPGFEVIGTSPNAPYAITADESRGFFAVQFHPEVHHTPNGKTMLENFIRMAGFTGDWTMAAYRDEAIRKIREQVGDKKVICGLSGGVDSSVAAVLIHEAIGDQLTCVFVDHGLLRQNEAEEVVTMFRDNYNIPLIHADESDLFIGALEGVSDPEVKRKTIGRLFIDVFQKYANGIDGAEFLAQGTLYPDVIESVSFSGGPSVTIKSHHNVGGLPEKMGLKLVEPLRELFKDEVRALGRELGLPDSFIGRHPFPGPGLAIRCPGEITREKLDILRKADAVYIDQIRKHGLYDEIWQAFVAILPVRTVGVMGDGRTYDYACALRAVTSVDGMTADYYPFTHEFLGETATRIINEVKGINRVTYDITSKPPGTIEWE, encoded by the coding sequence ATGACCCAGCATCAGCGCCTTCTCATCATCGACTTCGGTTCTCAGGTCACCCAGCTTATCGCGCGGCGTCTGCGCGAACTGGATGTGTATTGCGAGATCCATCCCTATCAGAATGTCACCGACGCCACACTGGCCGAAGTTGCGCCGAAAGCCGTGATCCTCTCGGGCGGTCCCGACAGCGTGACCCGCGAAGGCAGCCCACGCGCACCGGATGCGCTCTGGTCGATGGGGGTGCCGGTCTTTGGCATCTGCTATGGCCAGCAGGTGATGATGACCCAGCTTGGCGGGAGGGTTGAGGCGGGGCATCATGCCGAATATGGCCGGGCTTTCGTTACCCCCGCGCAGGGTCACAAGAAGGACGGGATCTTCGCCGGGCTGTCGGATCGCGAACAGGTCTGGATGAGCCACGGCGACCGGGTGACCGAACTGGCCCCAGGTTTCGAGGTGATCGGCACCTCGCCCAATGCGCCTTACGCGATCACCGCCGACGAATCGCGCGGTTTCTTCGCCGTGCAGTTCCACCCCGAGGTGCACCACACGCCGAACGGCAAGACCATGCTGGAGAATTTCATCCGCATGGCGGGCTTCACCGGCGACTGGACGATGGCCGCCTATCGGGATGAGGCGATCCGCAAGATCCGCGAACAGGTCGGCGACAAGAAGGTCATTTGCGGCCTGTCCGGCGGCGTAGATTCCTCGGTTGCCGCCGTTCTGATCCATGAGGCGATCGGAGACCAGCTGACCTGCGTTTTCGTCGATCACGGATTGCTGCGGCAGAACGAGGCCGAGGAAGTCGTGACCATGTTCCGCGACAATTACAACATCCCGCTGATCCATGCCGATGAATCCGATCTGTTCATCGGCGCTCTGGAGGGCGTCAGTGATCCCGAGGTCAAGCGCAAGACCATCGGCAGGCTGTTCATCGACGTGTTCCAGAAATACGCCAACGGGATCGACGGCGCGGAGTTTCTGGCGCAGGGCACACTCTATCCCGATGTGATCGAAAGCGTCAGCTTCAGCGGCGGGCCGTCGGTCACCATCAAGTCGCACCATAATGTCGGCGGCCTGCCCGAGAAGATGGGGCTGAAACTGGTCGAACCGCTGCGCGAGTTGTTCAAGGACGAGGTCCGCGCCCTTGGCCGTGAACTGGGCCTCCCCGACAGCTTCATCGGCCGACACCCCTTCCCCGGTCCGGGTCTTGCGATCCGCTGCCCCGGAGAGATCACCCGCGAAAAGCTGGACATCCTGCGCAAGGCCGATGCGGTCTATATCGACCAGATCCGCAAGCACGGGCTTTACGACGAAATCTGGCAGGCTTTCGTGGCGATCCTGCCCGTCCGCACCGTGGGCGTGATGGGTGACGGGCGCACCTATGATTACGCCTGCGCCCTGCGTGCGGTGACTTCGGTCGATGGGATGACGGCGGATTACTATCCCTTCACCCATGAATTCCTCGGCGAGACCGCGACACGGATCATCAACGAGGTGAAGGGCATCAACCGGGTGACCTATGACATTACGTCAAAGCCACCCGGCACGATTGAGTGGGAATAG
- a CDS encoding CAP domain-containing protein has product MIRSPLHFATVIGAASLAALASCSPENFAAAPDSQRQVTMVPTGDPSIPDPVEQSLAPVCAPAGGELIAALQEQINAERAALGRSTVAFSEDLDVVAQSHACDMVSMGRMTVAGSNGSSVVHRVRAAEYTACAAAQLIGRAGDPYAQAADWMANPAEEEIMTHDEFDEAGIGVVQSGGRLWWSLVLTDNCR; this is encoded by the coding sequence ATGATCCGCAGCCCCCTTCATTTCGCGACCGTCATCGGAGCGGCTTCTCTTGCCGCCCTTGCGTCCTGTTCGCCCGAGAATTTCGCCGCCGCACCGGATTCGCAGCGTCAGGTCACGATGGTTCCGACCGGCGATCCGTCCATTCCCGATCCGGTCGAACAGTCGCTTGCCCCGGTCTGCGCCCCGGCAGGTGGCGAGTTGATCGCCGCGCTTCAGGAGCAGATCAACGCAGAAAGAGCGGCGCTTGGCCGCTCGACCGTCGCGTTTTCGGAAGATCTGGATGTGGTCGCGCAATCCCATGCCTGCGACATGGTCTCAATGGGGCGGATGACGGTGGCGGGATCGAACGGATCTTCCGTCGTGCATCGTGTGCGTGCTGCGGAATATACTGCCTGCGCAGCCGCTCAACTGATCGGACGGGCAGGGGATCCCTATGCGCAGGCAGCGGACTGGATGGCCAATCCCGCCGAGGAAGAGATCATGACGCATGATGAATTCGACGAGGCCGGGATCGGCGTTGTCCAATCGGGCGGGCGTCTGTGGTGGTCGCTTGTCCTGACGGATAACTGCCGCTGA
- a CDS encoding branched-chain amino acid ABC transporter permease yields MATTRQVEAVSAWRAPLLFAVLAVLFVLEGTTSNALFTGSWNTSLAILNMGLISGIMALGLNIQWGYAGLFNSGVVGFIALGGLAPVLISVQPVEGAWGAGGLRMIAAIVVGLGTVVLASVLWKRISRKMRVPAVLATLVIGFFLYRFLFDPAVDAIEANQAAQYGNIGGLGLPVLLSWPVGGLFAAIAAWGVGKVALGLRSDYLAIATLGIGEIIVAVLKNEEWLARGVKNVTGIPRPAPYEVDLQQSQDFINRASDWGMSAAELSGIWVKASYAGLFATVLIVLILLAELALKSPWGRMMRAIRDNETAAEAMGKDVTGRHLQVFVIGCAVIGIAGAMMITLDGLMAPTQYNPLRYTFLIWVMVIVGGSGNNWGAALGGILIWFIWIKAEVWGPQLIQLVTSPLPPGDIKDHLLDSSPHMRFIAMGLVLLLVLRFAPRGLVPEK; encoded by the coding sequence ATGGCAACGACACGACAAGTCGAAGCTGTCAGCGCCTGGCGTGCGCCGCTGCTGTTCGCGGTGCTTGCGGTGCTGTTCGTTCTGGAAGGCACGACCAGCAACGCCCTGTTCACCGGATCGTGGAACACCTCGCTGGCGATCCTGAATATGGGACTGATTTCCGGCATCATGGCATTGGGGCTGAATATCCAGTGGGGCTATGCCGGGCTGTTCAACTCGGGCGTGGTGGGGTTCATCGCGCTTGGCGGTCTGGCCCCGGTGCTGATCTCGGTTCAGCCGGTGGAAGGCGCATGGGGCGCGGGCGGGCTGCGCATGATTGCCGCGATTGTGGTCGGGTTGGGCACTGTGGTGCTTGCCTCGGTCCTGTGGAAGCGCATCAGCCGGAAAATGCGGGTCCCGGCGGTCCTCGCGACACTGGTGATCGGATTTTTCCTGTATCGCTTCCTGTTCGATCCGGCAGTGGACGCGATCGAGGCCAACCAGGCCGCGCAATACGGCAATATAGGCGGGCTCGGTCTGCCGGTGCTGCTGTCATGGCCGGTTGGCGGGCTGTTCGCGGCCATCGCCGCATGGGGTGTCGGCAAGGTCGCGCTTGGCCTGCGGTCGGATTATCTGGCCATCGCCACGCTCGGCATCGGCGAAATCATCGTCGCCGTGCTGAAAAACGAGGAGTGGCTGGCGCGCGGGGTCAAGAATGTGACCGGCATTCCGCGCCCCGCCCCCTATGAGGTCGATCTGCAGCAGAGCCAGGACTTCATCAACCGCGCCTCGGATTGGGGGATGTCGGCGGCGGAACTATCCGGGATCTGGGTCAAGGCCAGCTATGCAGGGCTGTTCGCCACGGTTCTGATCGTGCTGATCCTGCTGGCCGAGCTTGCGCTTAAATCGCCCTGGGGCCGGATGATGCGGGCCATTCGCGACAATGAAACCGCCGCAGAGGCGATGGGCAAGGATGTCACGGGCCGTCACCTTCAGGTCTTCGTCATCGGCTGCGCGGTGATCGGCATTGCCGGTGCGATGATGATCACGCTCGACGGGCTGATGGCGCCGACGCAGTATAACCCGCTGCGCTATACCTTCCTGATCTGGGTCATGGTCATTGTCGGAGGCTCCGGCAATAACTGGGGCGCGGCGCTTGGCGGTATCCTGATCTGGTTCATCTGGATCAAGGCAGAGGTCTGGGGGCCGCAACTGATCCAGCTTGTGACCTCTCCCTTGCCGCCCGGAGACATCAAGGATCATCTTCTGGACAGTTCGCCGCATATGCGCTTCATCGCGATGGGGCTGGTCTTGCTGCTGGTGCTGCGCTTCGCGCCGCGCGGCTTGGTGCCCGAGAAGTAG
- a CDS encoding branched-chain amino acid ABC transporter permease, translating into MEPLNAFVVFLNFVFIPAAAYGAQLALGALGVTLIYGILRFSNFAHGDTMAFGTAVTILATWGLQAIGLSLGPLPVALLALPIGIAGCAVAMLITDRAVYRFYRKKKSDPIILVMASVGVMFVMNGLTRLLIGVDEIRFADGARFVIDVRSFREMTGLDEGLALRTTQVITLVIAVLVVWALFWFLNRTRSGKAMRAYSDNEDLALLSGIDPERVVRMTWIIAAALATIAGTLYGLDKSFKPFNYFQLLLPIFAAAIVGGLGSPVGAIAGGLIVAFSEVAITYPWKRVAEYLGFDTGSSLLQLMSTEYKFAVSFVILIIVLLFRPTGLFRGKSV; encoded by the coding sequence ATGGAACCTCTCAACGCTTTCGTGGTCTTTCTGAACTTCGTTTTCATCCCCGCAGCAGCCTATGGAGCACAGCTTGCGCTTGGTGCGCTTGGTGTGACGCTGATCTATGGCATTTTGCGGTTCTCCAACTTCGCGCATGGCGACACGATGGCCTTTGGCACCGCCGTGACGATTCTGGCGACCTGGGGGCTTCAGGCGATTGGCCTCAGCCTTGGGCCGCTGCCTGTGGCTCTGCTGGCGCTGCCGATCGGGATTGCCGGATGCGCAGTCGCCATGCTGATCACCGACCGCGCCGTCTATCGCTTCTATCGCAAGAAGAAATCCGATCCGATCATTCTGGTCATGGCGTCGGTGGGCGTCATGTTCGTGATGAACGGGCTGACCCGTCTGCTGATCGGCGTGGATGAGATCCGCTTTGCCGACGGCGCCCGGTTTGTAATCGATGTGCGCAGCTTCCGCGAGATGACCGGCCTCGATGAAGGGCTGGCCCTGCGCACCACGCAGGTGATTACCCTCGTGATCGCGGTGCTTGTCGTCTGGGCGCTGTTCTGGTTCCTGAACCGCACCCGGTCCGGCAAGGCGATGCGTGCCTATTCGGATAATGAGGATCTGGCGCTGCTTTCGGGGATCGACCCCGAGCGCGTCGTGCGCATGACCTGGATCATCGCGGCGGCTCTGGCAACCATTGCCGGGACGCTGTACGGTCTGGACAAATCCTTCAAGCCCTTCAACTATTTCCAGCTTCTTCTGCCGATCTTCGCCGCCGCCATCGTCGGCGGTCTCGGCAGCCCGGTCGGCGCGATTGCAGGCGGGCTGATCGTCGCCTTTTCCGAGGTCGCGATCACCTATCCCTGGAAGCGTGTGGCCGAGTATCTGGGCTTCGACACAGGGTCCTCGCTGCTACAACTGATGTCGACCGAGTATAAATTCGCGGTCAGCTTCGTCATTCTCATCATCGTTCTGCTGTTCAGGCCAACCGGCCTGTTCCGCGGCAAATCCGTGTAG